In Cynocephalus volans isolate mCynVol1 chromosome 13, mCynVol1.pri, whole genome shotgun sequence, a genomic segment contains:
- the LOC134361843 gene encoding LOW QUALITY PROTEIN: general transcription factor II-I-like (The sequence of the model RefSeq protein was modified relative to this genomic sequence to represent the inferred CDS: substituted 2 bases at 2 genomic stop codons): protein KKICSSYKSQAPVTIPYPLFQSHVEDLYVEGLPEGIPFRRPSPYGIPRLERILLAKERIHFVIKKHVEGLPENIPFRSPLWXGIPRLEKIIQVGNRIKFIIKRPELLTHSTTEVTQPRTNTPVKEDWNVRITKLRKQVEEIFNLKFAQALGLTEAVKVPYPVFESNPEFLYVEGLPEGIPFXSPTWFGIPRLERIVCGSNKIKFVVRKPELVVSYLPPGMASKINTKALQSPKRPRSLGSNSKVPETEVTVEGPNNNSPQTSTVRTPTQTNGSNVPFKPRGREFSFEAWNAKITDLKQKIENLFNEKCGEALGLKQAVKVPFALFESFPEDFYVEGLPEGVPFRRPSTFGILRLEKILRNKAKIKFIIKKPEMFEMAIKESTSSKSPPRKINSSPNVNTTASGVEDLNIIQVTIPDDDNERLSKVEKARQLREQVNDLFSQKFGEAIGMGFPVKVPYRKITINPGCVAVDGMPPGVSFKAPSYLEISSMRRILDSAEFIKFTVIRPFPGLVINNQLVDQNESEGPVIQESAEPSQLEVPVTEEIKETDGSSQIKQEPDPTW from the coding sequence aagaaaatatgcTCAAGCTATAAAAGCCAAGCCCCGGTGACGATCCCATACCCACTTTTCCAGTCTCATGTTGAAGATCTTTATGTAGAAGGACTTCCTGAAGGAATTCCTTTTAGAAGACCATCTCCTTATGGAATTCCTCGCCTTGAGAGGATATTACTTGCCAAGGAAAGGATTCATTTTGTGATTAAGAAACATGTTGAAGGACTAccagaaaacattccttttagAAGTCCCTTATGGTAAGGAATCCCAAGGCTGGAAAAAATCATTCAAGTCGGCAATCGaatcaaatttattattaaaagacCAGAACTTCTGACTCACAGTACAACTGAAGTTACTCAGCCGAGAACGAATACACCAGTCAAAGAAGATTGGAATGTCAGAATTACCAAGCTACGGAAGCAAGTGGAagagatttttaatttgaaatttgctCAAGCTCTTGGACTTACTGAGGCAGTAAAAGTACCATATCCTGTGTTCGAATCAAATCCCGAGTTCCTTTATGTAGAAGGCTTGCCAGAAGGAATTCCCTTTTGAAGCCCTACCTGGTTTGGAATTCCACGACTTGAAAGGATTGTCTGTGGGAGTAATAAAATCAAGTTTGTTGTTAGAAAACCTGAACTAGTTGTTTCCTACTTGCCTCCTGGAATGGCTAGTAAGATAAACACTAAAGCATTGCAGTCTCCAAAAAGACCACGAAGCCTTGGGAGTAATTCAAAGGTTCCTGAAACTGAGGTCACTGTTGAAGGTCCTAATAACAACAGTCCTCAAACCTCAACTGTTCGAACCCCTACCCAGACTAATGGTTCTAATGTTCCCTTCAAGCCTCGAGGGAGAGAATTTTCCTTTGAGGCCTGGAATGCCAAAATCACGGacctaaaacagaaaattgaaaatCTTTTCAATGAAAAATGTGGCGAAGCTCTTGGCCTTAAACAGGCTGTGAAAGTGCCATTTGCATTATTTGAATCTTTCCCAGAAGATTTTTATGTGGAAGGCCTACCTGAGGGTGTGCCATTCCGAAGACCATCTACTTTCGGCATTCTGAGGCTGGAGAAGATACTCAGAAACAAGGCCAAAATTAAGTTCATTATTAAAAAGCCTGAAATGTTTGAGATGGCAATTAAGGAGAGCACCTCCTCTAAGAGCcctccaagaaaaataaattcatcacCCAATGTTAATACTACTGCATCAGGCGTTGAAGATCTTAACATCATTCAGGTGACAATTCCAGACGATGATAATGAAAGACTGTCAAAAGTTGAAAAAGCTAGACAGCTAAGAGAACAAGTGAATGACCTCTTCAGTCAAAAATTTGGTGAAGCTATTGGGATGGGTTTTCCTGTGAAAGTTCCCTACAGGAAAATCACAATCAACCCTGGCTGTGTGGCGGTTGATGGCATGCCCCCTGGGGTATCATTCAAAGCCCCTAGTTACCTGGAAATTAGCTCCATGAGAAGGATCTTAGATTCTGCTGAGTTTATCAAATTCACAGTCATTAGACCATTTCCAGGACTTGTGATTAATAACCAATTGGTTGATCAGAATGAGTCAGAAGGCCCAGTGATACAAGAATCAGCTGAGCCAAGCCAGTTGGAGGTTCCAgtgacagaagaaataaaagagactGATGGAAGCTCTCAGATCAAGCAAGAACCAGACCCCACGTGGTAG